The Culex pipiens pallens isolate TS chromosome 2, TS_CPP_V2, whole genome shotgun sequence DNA window TAGATTTCAgtttgatgtttgtttttttgtttggttttatcACCGTGCAATGGTACCTCATTAATGTTAGTGTTGAAGTTGAAAGCTTGGCGCAGTTGCTTACATTATGTTGGtgaaagcatttttatttttctggaaGGCTCGTGTGTGTCGAAGATCGTCCGTTATTGATATATTTGATTGTAAAAtatacattagggtggttcagggctccttggaaatgcaaaaatgtcagcTAGACCGCtgcattgttgataaaatcattgttctatgtccacagaagctcccctgaaattttcagcaaatttggttCAGGTTTCGTCACAGCTCTTGAGCATTTAAGTTTGGCTGGAAATTCTAATGTTTTACTATGGGGGAAAACcccatttgatattttattttcgataaaatCAGCCATCcaaccaaaaaaagtaattcctGAGTTTCATACAGTTTATGGTATGGAGAGCATTTTTCTAGTACATCACAAGTTGATCAAACAAATCTGGCTTAATTAATAATGGATTAAGCTAAAGTGTCGTAACTGTATTTTGCAAAGGGCCAACTCAGACATttcgtttttaattttcatgtaggCGCTCACTATGATTGATTGAGGTGTGTTTGACAAGACTGAAAATTGTGGAAAAGTCGTCACCGTTCTGTTGGTCTTCATCCCGGCAAACTTGGTCGCTGGTCCGTTCCTGTTGTCTTGCTGTCCCCGTGTAGAGTAGAGAGAAGCAGCCTGGTCGCTGACGCTCGTCCGTGCACTTGCCGTCGCCACGAGGTGTTTGAAGTAGAAGCCTGGTCGCTTGACGCTGGATTCCGGTCGTTTGAAGGAGAAGCCTGGTCGCTGGACGCCGTTCGCTCCGTTCCTGCTGTCCCCGCGTAGAGTAGAGAGAAGCAGCCTGGTCGCTGACGCTCGTCCGTGCACTTGCCGTCGCCGCGAGGTGTTTGAAGTAGAAGCCTGGTCGCTGGACGCCGTTCGTTCCGTTCCTGCCCCGCGTAGAGTAGAGAGAAGCAGCCTGGTCGCTGACGCTCGTCCGTGCACTTGCCGTCGCCGCGAGGTGTTTGAAGTAGAAGCCTGGTCGCTGGACGCTGGATTCCGGTCGTTTGAAGGAGAAGCCTGGTCGCTGGACGCCGTTCGCTCCGTTCCTGCAGTCTTGCTGTCCCCGCGTAGAGTAGAGTGAAGCAGCCTTGTCGCTAACAAGCCTTTATTGCGTACGTGCATTAAGTTTCAAGCAGTACGCTCAAGTACCAACAATCAAGAAGTGATGGTTCGCACACGTGAGGagtcatctttttttttgattggaaTTGGAAACCCTGATTCTCTAACGAAACTTCCAAAACTTCCTACTGTTCGGGAAACATTGGCGCGGTGCATGTACCTTGTACGGGAACAACGCAAGGTTGACCAGGCCTGCAGGTCGACGACCGCCGAGCTTCTGGATACATGGGAACGGGTGCACATACCGCTACAACTAAAACAGAACGTTGTTGTAGTGATCCGGAAGCTGTACGATGACTGGGTCAAGATcaagaaaaacaagcaaaaagaaTTAGACcgcaaaaagaaatttttggcGAAACTGGACACTCTGCTGGATATTTCCAGCCGAAAAGCAGAGACTACGGATGATCGTGCCATGGAGTTTCTGGAGGACCAGAGGGGTAGACGACAATTTGGCTTAGCAGTGATGGACGGCTCAGCATCGAAGCGGAAGTCAGTTGTGATTGAACCGGAAGCAGAAACAAGCGTTGAACCCACAGGTAGTAATAATATAATAACATTTGcagaacataaaaaaactatACAAATCTAGGCGACACTTCAAGCACAGATCCAGACTACGTACCCGAGCCAAAGCGggtgaaaattgatcatcacatCAAGAGCAGCGAAGCAAAGCCAAACGTCCTGACGGAAGACGTTCTAAGTGCTCTGGACAGGAACAAGGTGTCTGACCGTCAGGCGTTCAAGATCATCATGCCTGTGGTAGCTGCTCTTGACGTAGATGGATCAACGATGGCACTGTCTCGCAGCACAATAACGCGAAGACGGCAAGAGGCTCGTAAAGAGATCGCGGTTAGAGCCAAAGCAGAGTTCGATCCTCAAGGGCCCTTGGTCGTTCACTGGGACGGGACGAAGTTGGAGAACGTCGGAAACTCCGCTCATTCCGAAAGGTTGCCAGTTCTGGTGTCATGGAGCGACGGAGAAAAGTTGCTTGGAGCTCCTGCTGTTTCCCATCCAACAGGTTACATTGAATGGCACATTAATAACCTAAAACtaattatattttatgattaggCGACCAAGAATCTCATGTGGTTTACGACTGTTTGGAAGAATGGGATTGCTTATCGAAGGTTTGCGCAATGTCCTTCGACACAACGAGCGTCAACACGGGGAAGTTCAAAGGCAAATTGACATCTTTTCTGTCAGCTAATTCTTTGTAATAAGGCTTTCATCAACTATTTAGGAGCTTGCGTCAAGCTAGAGCAGTTGATGGGCAGAGAGCTTATGTGGTTAGCATGCCGTCACCACACGCATGAGCTGATTTTGGCCAAAGCCTTCTCCGTGTGTTTCGGGCCGTCGACGTCTCCCGAAATACCGCTTTTTAAGCGGTTCCGGGACAAGTGGGAGGACATCCCGAAGGAAAGGGTAGCGCCGCTGGTAGTCACCAAGAAGTGGTGTGCCCTCAAGGACACGGTGATCAGCTACCTGAAAAGCGCAAATACCTTTCCTAGGGATGACTACAAGGAGCTGCTTGAGCTGACATTGGTTGTGTTGGGGGAAACACCTGAAaaatttactttcaaaaaacccgggccgatcCATCATGCCAGGTGGATGGCAAAAATGCTGTACGCCATCAAGATCTACCTGCTGCGGGAACAAGGGTGCTTATTCGAACTGACGCGTGAGGAGGTTAAACAGCTGAAAAGGTTCGTGAGGTTTGGTACATTGTTGTACGTCAAACCGTGGCTGCAAGCTCCACTCGGCGTTGACGCCGCGACGAACGACTTGAATCTTTGGAACAGCATCAACGATTTTCGAAAAACCGATCCGGAAATAGCATGTGCTACCTTAGCCGTACTTGAGCGCCACCTCTGGTACCTTTCAGACGAGCTCGTTGGCTTTTCTCTGTTCTCAGAAAAGGTTTTGgtgacatttatttttttttataaattatttaactAATAAAATTTTCCCAGGTATCAGCAGAAGAAAAGCAACGGGTGGTGCAGGCAATGAAAACTATTCCCGCGGGTGAACGGTCTATGCTCGGCGATCCGGAGCTTTTGAAAACTGGCCGGGCATCGCTAGCTGATTTTTCGACGATGCGAACGGCATCATTTTTTGCTAAATTATCCATCGATGATTCATTTACGGAGCGTCCACCAACCGAGTGGGCAGAAATTGAAGGTTTCAAGGCAGGATTACGAGTGGTGCAGAATCTGAAGGTCGTGAACGACATTGCGGAGCGGGGCGTAAAATTGTGCGAAGAATATAACAAAGTGTTCACTAAGAACGAAGCCGAAAACCAACGAGTTCTACAAGTTGTCGAGCTTAACAGAAAGGCCGTCAAAACAGATTGTACCAAGGCGGAGTTGCtgcaaaaatttaattgatttgttCACCTGTTCATTTGTTTATTGATTGTTTATCGTTACTGTTATTGATTGTTTCACGATActgttgataaaaatattgatatttcaACCGAATAAACAGCgatttaaaagaaacaaaaactataaaagaaagaaaaacttgACACACTGTCTGTGGGAGATATTATATGGCAAAATCAAATGTGTTCAGTACCAATTTATCAAAGTTTCTTAAAGCGAGTTTagcattctatatttttttttaaatttacacttctaagcattttttaaaaagagagGTTATTCCTTAATAGCTTTTGTTTGTAGGACTTAAACTATaatttcttgtcattattacaCACAATATCGACCGAACCACGTAGACCAGAGATAACGcatccgcctcgtaagcggtagatcggggatcagatcccggctcggaccaacacaactggtgatcttttcccttctgggttcgattgcttagtaaagggaaggtagtgtatcatcacaagctggaccttatcatgacaccttagggaggcaacctatggaatgttaacattaaccttaacatgatAACATtgagttgattaataaactgtcactcaatccgctttgtaaatgacggccccgatactcttgacgggtgttcccctcaggaataGGGAAAGATTAACTTATACATTATCACAGACAGACTAACAAATGCCACACAGGAAAAACATTGCAAAAGCTGGCCAATCCAGGTCCACGCACGCTAACGGAATCACCTGGTCCCTCACATCCAACTGAAATGTGGCTACCTGTACGCCATTCAtctaataataattttatttaaccgAAAGTCatgttatacaaaaaaaaatcttttctctaGGTAGAGGGTCCCATCCtagctctccatacaaattgacCTGGCGACGCTTTCGAGGAGACAGTTCACACCAGTAATGCAAGCCCTAGCGGTACCAGGAGTGGCTTGGGGGGTCCCGTGCCCCCCCTTcgacaaaaatttgttctagatTTGTCCGGGgggtaaatgaaaaaaaaatatcccaaaatgcgtgtgccccccccctcccttctgTCAGAGCCTGGCTAAGCTACTGAATGCAGGTAGCTAATCGCCTTCACGTGGAAATGTGGGTCAGGTGACTCCGTCAGCGTCCGAGTACCCGGTCGGGCTAATGTGTAGTGTGAGTCCCGTGCGTACATAGGCAGATGTCTATTAATTACTATCCCCTCGGTGGAACTTCCCTGTCATTTAGGACGACAACTCTCAGTCCACTGCAGAGGAAGAACCCCTCACGACATGCCGGAAGCAGCAGAAGATGGAGAAGAAGGGAAGATGCGTAGCCAAACATTCGGCACGCTTGAATGGGAATGAACCGATGCACCGGTGACAAAAATCGCGAACGCAACCGTAAGCCACCAATTAACCAGCCGACCTGATACGTCGTGTTTTCTGGGATTTCGCCAATTTTCTCTAATCACCAACAACCCGCTCCGAGTCAAACTCTCCGCTGGACAAGTGCTCAGTTTCAATTGGAACCTGAAAGAGACGGAAGAAAAATGGTGAAATTGTTCCTCAGAAGTTGAAACGCTTTTTTCCATTTACTTCTGACATCAACAACAAACAAGTTGTCAAATGAATTGCCATCGATCAAAGTGCGCCATCAAGTGAAAATTTGGCGAAAGAGGCCCTTTGGA harbors:
- the LOC120413512 gene encoding uncharacterized protein LOC120413512, producing MVRTREESSFFLIGIGNPDSLTKLPKLPTVRETLARCMYLVREQRKVDQACRSTTAELLDTWERVHIPLQLKQNVVVVIRKLYDDWVKIKKNKQKELDRKKKFLAKLDTLLDISSRKAETTDDRAMEFLEDQRGRRQFGLAVMDGSASKRKSVVIEPEAETSVEPTGDTSSTDPDYVPEPKRVKIDHHIKSSEAKPNVLTEDVLSALDRNKVSDRQAFKIIMPVVAALDVDGSTMALSRSTITRRRQEARKEIAVRAKAEFDPQGPLVVHWDGTKLENVGNSAHSERLPVLVSWSDGEKLLGAPAVSHPTGDQESHVVYDCLEEWDCLSKVCAMSFDTTSVNTGKFKGKLTSFLSANSL